Part of the Sphingobacterium sp. LZ7M1 genome, CATCTTCAACAAAATTGTTCCCTATATCTTTATTTACAGAGTGCCCAGTGCAGAAAAGAGGGACAAGATGTTGGTGGATCTCGCCAAAACGGAAAATGCCAGCATTGTCTGTCGGTCCAAGGAATTTGATCTGGAGGAATGGATTAAACCTATATCCCAGCGGCTGGCTGAAGAGTTTGGCGCATGTCTGTTAGTCGAGGCATGGACTGCTGAACCGGGACAGAAGGAGGATATCATGGTCCATGTGGGGCAAAAGGATATGCTGCCGCTGGCTGAATATTTTCAGAAGAACATCAAAAAGGAAGCCCGTGAAATCAATGTTTCCCTGGCGAAGGATCTTAATATCCCTCAACCTTTGGATGTTTCAGCTCTGTTCAGCAAGAAAGAATTACAGAACAAGCAGATTCTCTATATGGGGCTTTCCATAAAACAGAATTATATTGAAGATGAGGATCAGGTCTTACCGATCTTGATGCGCTTATATCGCGAAACTCTAGCGAAGTCCCTTTCCCGATTGTTCTTTGAGTTCCTGCGCGTCTACACCCATCTCAATGCCACAGCACAAAGGCTCAACTTCCATCAGGAACTCACGCCCTTGATGATCGATATCGATAAATCATTGGCCCAGGAAAGCACCAAATTCGACTTTCTCTTGATGGTGACTCCATTGAATGCGCATGAAGCCTGGTTACAGTTCAAAAAAGACAAGTACTGGAAAACACCCAAGTTCCTCTATAGGCCCATGCACATTGACCCCGACTTGGTCAAGCGGAGACTGTACAATCTTCGAATAGAAGATATTTACGATCCTACCATGGCCTATATCTTTCGGGATAAGCGGACCGAATTGGACTCTATGGTCAGCATGATTGCCGATCGTGGCAAGGAGGACTTCCTGCACGGCAGTCTACAGGTCTTTGGCAACGTCTCAGAGAAACTATACAAGTCAGCTATGGCCATCCTGATGGTCACGGAACCCGAAGAACCGATCAAAAAAAGCGATGACTATATCAGTGCAAATGAGTTTGCAAAACTGGCAAGGGATGAAATCAAGTTTTTACAGAGGCAGAACCAGGAATTCAACAGTCCTGTCCGAGTCCGTGAGGATATCTCTGGCGTGATGGTCAACCGCGGCGTTCTGAACATCAGCAAGGAATATAGACTGACCCGCAAGCGGGCTGAAGCCTTGATCCAGCATGAGATCGGAACCCATGTGGTCACTTATTTCAATGGACGACAGCAACCGTTGAGCATCTTCAGCTTAGGTGT contains:
- a CDS encoding flavohemoglobin expression-modulating QEGLA motif protein; protein product: MIQDKNKPLLRILNAINKRNAVHYQIPNVGKFIFNKIVPYIFIYRVPSAEKRDKMLVDLAKTENASIVCRSKEFDLEEWIKPISQRLAEEFGACLLVEAWTAEPGQKEDIMVHVGQKDMLPLAEYFQKNIKKEAREINVSLAKDLNIPQPLDVSALFSKKELQNKQILYMGLSIKQNYIEDEDQVLPILMRLYRETLAKSLSRLFFEFLRVYTHLNATAQRLNFHQELTPLMIDIDKSLAQESTKFDFLLMVTPLNAHEAWLQFKKDKYWKTPKFLYRPMHIDPDLVKRRLYNLRIEDIYDPTMAYIFRDKRTELDSMVSMIADRGKEDFLHGSLQVFGNVSEKLYKSAMAILMVTEPEEPIKKSDDYISANEFAKLARDEIKFLQRQNQEFNSPVRVREDISGVMVNRGVLNISKEYRLTRKRAEALIQHEIGTHVVTYFNGRQQPLSIFSLGVPGYEELQEGLAVLAEYIVGGLNNDRLRIIAARVIAVQNMLLGNSFIDTFNMLVEQYSFQPETAFQIVMRVYRGGGLTKDALYLKGIMELLNYLKDGNNVHLLMMGKIRKDYLPIIKDLLQKEILIPPAITPRYLFPEFSPQWKDVKRKGSIFKLIQ